One Streptococcus sp. DTU_2020_1001019_1_SI_AUS_MUR_006 DNA window includes the following coding sequences:
- a CDS encoding GntR family transcriptional regulator, producing the protein MAIPKYQYIKDELKNKIISGQFASGDKFYTEAELIAMYDVSSITVVRALNDLAKDGYIVRQQGKGTFVARARKHKLVEFSDVEIFETKDDKVTVLSIERGNDLNYLEKLGLRGDQFYYKIERVRESNGVTYIYHTSYIPEQYINANYPNLEYYSSIYNRFKLDYHIHMNDEHFEEINEIVFPTPEHAASILGVDSQFPTVLQTKTTKLESTGQVLEYIETYKRSDFYKIKFISCDRDH; encoded by the coding sequence ATGGCAATTCCAAAGTATCAATATATCAAAGATGAATTGAAAAACAAAATCATTTCAGGTCAATTTGCAAGTGGCGACAAGTTCTACACTGAAGCAGAATTGATTGCAATGTATGACGTAAGTTCGATCACTGTTGTTCGCGCCTTAAACGACCTTGCTAAAGACGGTTATATTGTCCGCCAACAAGGAAAGGGAACCTTTGTGGCTCGCGCTCGCAAGCACAAACTCGTAGAATTTTCTGATGTAGAAATTTTTGAAACCAAGGACGATAAAGTCACTGTTCTTTCCATTGAACGCGGTAACGATCTTAACTACTTAGAAAAATTAGGATTGCGTGGCGATCAATTTTATTACAAAATCGAACGTGTCCGTGAGTCTAACGGTGTTACTTATATCTACCACACATCTTATATCCCTGAACAATACATCAATGCAAATTATCCAAATCTTGAATACTATAGTTCTATCTATAATCGTTTCAAATTGGACTACCACATTCACATGAATGACGAGCATTTTGAAGAAATCAATGAAATTGTATTTCCAACTCCAGAACATGCTGCTTCTATCCTAGGAGTCGACTCTCAGTTCCCAACTGTTCTCCAAACCAAGACAACTAAACTTGAGTCAACTGGCCAAGTGTTGGAATACATTGAAACTTACAAACGTTCTGATTTCTATAAGATTAAATTTATCTCATGTGATCGCGATCACTAA
- a CDS encoding beta-galactosidase, with protein sequence MTRFKIEDDFYLDGKPFKILSGAIHYFRIPEEDWYHSLYNLKALGFNTVETYVAWNLHEPTEGNFNFEGNLNIDKFLQTAQDLGLYAIVRPSPFICAEWEFGGLPAWLLNKDMRIRSSDPAFVEMVGRYYDHLLPRLVSRLLDNGGNILMMQVENEYGSYGEDKTYLREIRRLMEERSVTCPLFTSDGPWRATLKAGTLIEDDLFVTGNFGSKANFNFSQMQEFFDEYGKKWPLMCMEFWDGWFNRWKEPVITREPEELAEAVHEVLEQGSINLYMFHGGTNFGFMNGCSARGTIDLPQVTSYDYDALLNEAGNPTAKYMAVKEMMATYYPEYPQLEPLYKESMEVENIPLVEKVSLFETLDSLTSPTESLYPKKMEELGQSYGYLLYRTEASWDAEEERIRIIDGRDRAQLFVDGKWVATQYQTEIGEDIFYQGEKKALSRFDVLVENMGRVNYGHKFLADTQRKGIRTGVCKDLHFMLNWEHYPLPLDNPEKIDFSKGWTEGQPAFYAYDFEVEAPKDTYLELSEFGKGIAYVNGHHLGRFWNVGPTLSLYIPHSYLKEGANRIIIFETEGEYKDHIHLTRKPTLKHIKGENL encoded by the coding sequence ATGACAAGGTTTAAAATTGAGGATGATTTTTACCTAGATGGGAAACCATTCAAAATTTTATCTGGTGCCATTCATTATTTTAGAATTCCTGAAGAAGACTGGTATCATTCATTGTACAATCTCAAGGCTTTAGGTTTTAACACTGTTGAAACATATGTCGCTTGGAATTTGCATGAGCCAACTGAAGGAAACTTCAATTTTGAAGGCAATCTTAATATTGACAAATTTCTTCAGACAGCTCAGGATTTAGGCTTGTATGCTATTGTACGACCATCTCCTTTCATCTGTGCAGAGTGGGAATTCGGTGGTTTACCAGCATGGCTTTTAAATAAAGACATGCGAATCCGTTCTTCTGATCCAGCCTTTGTTGAAATGGTAGGACGTTACTACGATCATTTACTTCCACGTCTTGTTTCAAGATTGTTGGATAATGGTGGTAACATCCTCATGATGCAGGTTGAAAACGAGTACGGTTCATACGGTGAGGACAAAACCTACTTGCGTGAGATTCGCCGATTGATGGAAGAACGTTCAGTGACTTGTCCGCTCTTTACATCTGATGGTCCATGGCGAGCAACTCTGAAAGCTGGTACCTTGATTGAAGATGATCTCTTTGTGACAGGGAACTTTGGTTCAAAAGCAAACTTTAACTTCTCGCAAATGCAAGAGTTCTTTGATGAGTATGGCAAGAAATGGCCACTCATGTGTATGGAATTCTGGGATGGATGGTTTAACCGATGGAAAGAACCAGTCATCACGCGTGAGCCAGAGGAGTTAGCAGAAGCCGTACATGAGGTACTAGAGCAAGGCTCTATCAACCTTTACATGTTCCACGGTGGAACCAACTTTGGTTTTATGAATGGTTGTTCAGCTCGAGGAACTATTGATTTACCACAAGTAACATCTTATGATTATGACGCTCTCCTTAATGAAGCTGGGAATCCAACTGCTAAATACATGGCAGTTAAGGAAATGATGGCAACTTACTATCCTGAGTATCCACAATTAGAACCGCTTTACAAAGAGAGTATGGAAGTTGAAAACATTCCACTGGTTGAGAAAGTTTCTCTATTTGAAACCTTGGATAGCCTAACAAGTCCAACTGAAAGTCTCTATCCTAAGAAAATGGAAGAGTTGGGACAGAGCTACGGTTATCTACTCTATCGTACAGAAGCTAGTTGGGATGCAGAAGAAGAACGCATCCGTATCATTGACGGTCGAGACAGAGCTCAGCTATTTGTAGATGGTAAATGGGTTGCAACTCAGTACCAGACAGAAATTGGTGAAGACATCTTCTATCAAGGAGAAAAGAAAGCGCTCTCTCGTTTTGATGTCCTGGTAGAAAATATGGGGCGTGTCAATTACGGGCATAAGTTCCTAGCAGATACACAACGAAAAGGGATTCGTACAGGTGTCTGCAAAGATCTACACTTCATGTTGAACTGGGAACACTATCCGCTTCCATTAGATAATCCTGAAAAGATTGATTTCTCAAAAGGATGGACAGAAGGACAACCTGCCTTTTACGCCTATGACTTTGAAGTTGAGGCTCCGAAGGACACCTACTTAGAACTATCTGAGTTTGGTAAAGGGATTGCCTATGTCAATGGCCATCATCTCGGACGTTTCTGGAATGTTGGTCCAACCTTATCGCTTTATATTCCGCACAGCTATCTCAAGGAAGGTGCTAACCGCATTATTATCTTTG